ATTAAAGGGTTAATTCCGATTATGATTTCTTGGGAACTCGGGAAAGCTAGATGTGCGGTGAGAATGGAAGGAATTAAATTCAAATCTGAACATGTCATTCGGGAAGTAAAAGTGGGGCTAAGGAATATTTCTACTAATATGAAGAGGTTTCGGCACATGGGTGGAAATGATAAGGTAATTCTGGACTCTTTGAATTGTCTAATTTTAcctattgttaaaaaaaaacctttgttAATTTTGTGGAGGAAACCAGTGAGAGGGAGATTGAAGTTAAATGTGGATGGAGGATGTTGTGGTAATCCGAGGGCTGCAGGAGGAGGAGGAATTCTTTGGGATTCAAATGGGGATGTAGTTGTTGGTTTCTCCCATTACTATGGTCAGGCCACTAATAATATTGCGGAATGTAAAGCTGTTCTGGATGGTCTTCGTTTATGTAAACAGTTGAGGTTGCGAGATGTTTTGATTGAGTCGGATTCGTTAGTTATAATTAATTGGTTGGAGTAAGGTGTGTGTAAATATTGGTTTCTTTGGGATTATTGGGAGGAGATTAAAATGCTAGCATGTGAACTGAATGTTCGATTTAGGCACATACTCAAAGAAGCAAATATGGTAGCAGATTTTTTGGCAAAACAAGGAACAAGAGGCACGGTGATAGATTTTTCTGGGCTGGATTCCATTCAAGGATACATCCGAGTTAGTCTTATGGACAAACTGGGTATTTCGTATGTTAGAACTTAATTactttgtttatgttttggtgTTACTCAGGCTGGGGCATTTTTATTTGGTTAGAAATGGGAAGTGGTTATTGGGAAAGGTTTGGATTATGGGGTTTGTTTTTTACCAACCTAAGTGCTAAAATTGTAAGTTCTTAGGTGATTTGTTTTGCTTATTACGGTATTTatccgccataagtgagagtTTTCAATAAACTGGGTCGGGGTCACTATTAGACATATGACCTTCGTCTCTTtcttagaaaaaacaaaatattcaactatgtattttttcttatgattCTTCTTCTTATGCTTTATGAGTACATTTTCCCTTGAAATTGTTTTGGGCTGACTACAGACACCAAGTAAACTTGTTGCAAACTACACTCACACCAAGCGACAAGTAATGTGCGGCAGAGGTTACAATTACAGGACTGTTTGTCAATTGCATTGGTCTTACTGCCCCTGTTCTGCGCACCCTAGCAAACATCGCTGCGAAGCCTTCCTCGGTGCCCTCTCAAGTGAGGTCTTGTACTCACCGAGCACCACAAAGGATCCGGGTTCAATGGTGGCTACGGATCCTAAGTGGGCTTAGAAGACCATAACACTGCCTCCCCAAAAAAGGGGCTATCATCTCATCACCCCCAAGGTCCCCATGGCACCATTCGAGTTCTTCCCCAGATTAATTGATCCTTTTGTATTGAATAATTCTTCATACGCTGTTGGGGCTCCTTGTCGTATATTAGACAGACCTGTTTGTTTCCTCGATAATGGAAGTAAGCAGTACACGGTCACTCAAACCTACCCATCTCTACCAACTAATCTCTCTTATATGCATTCTATTTTTTTGATGTTGGGGACCGAATTCCTCATTCTGAAGGACATTAGAGTGTTACGGGCGGTTGAGGAAACTTTTGCCTCTCTCTTATCTTTCCCCTTCTCTCTGCTTTGTagccctctctccctcttacactctgtctctttctctctctacctACCCTGTCAATTGTGCAGCTTCTTCGGTTGACAAAAGAGAGACGGTGGGAGAGAGAtcgagaaaagagagaaaattccTTAAAAATGGGaaatagaataagaaaaataatttagagagagaaatttgGCAAAAAATAGAAGCCTGATTTGGTAAAGTTTTAGGAACAGCTTTGGACTCTCAAACTCTCTTGCTCTAATGTAGAACAAGACGTCCccccaacccaaaaaaaaaaaaaaaactaacagagattagagatatttttttgttttgtttatgatTCTATGAAGAGATGAAGTCTGAGGTGTAGAGTTAAATTGATCGACGAACGTGAGCCACTGGCTAGATGATTGGGCTGAGTTTGAGTGTCAGACACTGATTGAAAACTAGAACCAAAGCCAAATCCGGTGCCGGTTGTGTGCCATCAGTGATTTGACCTCCATCATTCCTCCAAAGCCAAATCTACTGCTAATtagaagggttttttttttttttttttgcttgagtttttcctctctctctctctctctgtctgtggAGGGAGGGAGTTGGAAGGAAGGAaactattttctctttcaacGGCTTAATAAAGTTGCTTaaagtcttgtttgttttcacaatacatctcatctcatctaactaatataactttcctaaattttcacacaaaataaaataaacaattcaactttttcaaatctcaaaataataataatattaaaaaaatatattctaacagttttttctgcaatttgcaaaataaatgaaagtttGTCATTTTCAGCTATATTTAAGGGTGTAAAAATTAACTGGGAAACCAGCCTGGATTGGCCCGAACTGGTGGAATCAGTCCAATTTTAAACCGGTCCGATTTGGAATTGGTTCCCTTAGTTCCAAAATCAGCCGGTACCAGTTCAGTTATGGTTCTATGCATTTAGGACAGGACAGGACCGGCCCAGACCgattcattatattatatattttaaattaaattttttaatattatatataatttttatatataatatataatataatgttattataatttataacataaaattttaattttaaacatgaaaatttatttgatcatatgctttaaacataaaatatatattaattacatttcactttaattaattaatatacattcgcatattaattatattttatgtcataatactaatactattaaaataaaaaaatcggaccgaaccggattGGAACGGATAAAACCAAAGGTACTGGTTTAGGAAGGTAACAGGTGTGTAATCAGTTTTCGAAAATATAAATCCGGtgtataccggttcggtcttaaattttgtccaaaaccagaccggaccggacggttacacccctagctatACTCTTTTGTGCGAAAATGGGGAGATGTGGGGTAAAGAGTCTGTCGAGTCTGTCGTATTATTCTTCATG
This genomic interval from Juglans regia cultivar Chandler chromosome 3, Walnut 2.0, whole genome shotgun sequence contains the following:
- the LOC118347890 gene encoding uncharacterized protein LOC118347890 yields the protein MLTSIGNGFGRYLKRDNATACVTHLEAARICLEIDVSKPLRKSFWLGPPGLASSHYQETPSKLVANYTHTKRQVMCGRGYNYRTVCQLHWSYCPCSAHPSKHRCEAFLGALSSEVLYSPSTTKDPGSMVATDPKWA